In a single window of the Pseudochaenichthys georgianus chromosome 16, fPseGeo1.2, whole genome shotgun sequence genome:
- the cldn12 gene encoding claudin-12, with product MSCRDIHATNAFAFILAFVCVGGLAVAALIPQWRVTRLVTFNRNAKNISVYDGLWAKCVKQDGYSGCYYYDSEWYSKVDQLDLRLLQFCLPTGMMFGSLALLLCMAGMFKTCCCSDKPEPDIKTIRFLVNNAGCHLVAGTFLFLGGALAIAPSVWFLFRTKEMNIKYDNIFSDGFAVYVSIGCSGGLMLAALLMFMWYCMCKKLPSPFWLPLPSMPTSLSTQLLTANGYPPSPVYGAQPFPPQAYPPTVIDSQPYVTSQGYAQSVVAPVLPQVHMSQMSVPDGYGSEVGGNQAYSYAPSQSYAPSQGYAPSQGYAPSQGYAPSQGYAPSQGYASTYAGQRYSSRSRMSAIEIDIPVLTQLQ from the exons ATGTCGTGCCGGGATATCCACGCCACCAACGCTTTTGCCTTCATCCTTGCCTTTGTTTGTGTGGGAGGGCTTGCTGTGGCAGCATTAATCCCACAGTGGCGTGTAACAAGACTCGTCACCTTCAATCGTAATGCCAAGAATATCAGTGTGTATGATGGGCTGTGGGCTAAATGTGTGAAACAGGATGGCTATTCTGGATGCTACTACTATGATTCAGAG TGGTACTCTAAAGTGGACCAGCTGGATCTGCGGCTTCTGCAGTTCTGTCTTCCTACGGGCATGATGTTTGGCTCTCTGGCCTTGCTGCTGTGCATGGCAGGAATGTTTAAGACCTGCTGCTGCTCAGACAAGCCTGAACCAGACATTAAGACCATCAGATTCCTGGTCAACAATGCAGGCTGTCACCTGGTGGCCGGGACGTTTTTGTTCTTAGGTGGAGCTCTTGCCATCGCACCCTCAGTATGGTTCCTTTTTCGGACCAAGGAAATGAACATCAAATATGACAACATTTTTTCCGATGGCTTTGCTGTGTATGTGTCTATAGGCTGCTCTGGAGGACTAATGCTGGCCGCCCTGCTAATGTTCATGTGGTACTGTATGTGTAAAAAGTTGCCTTCACCCTTCTGGTTGCCTCTGCCCTCTATGCCTACCTCTCTGTCCACCCAGCTTCTCACTGCCAACGGATATCCTCCCTCCCCAGTGTACGGCGCTCAGCCCTTCCCTCCCCAGGCCTATCCTCCCACAGTGATCGACTCCCAGCCATATGTGACCTCCCAGGGCTACGCCCAGAGTGTGGTGGCCCCTGTACTGCCACAGGTGCACATGTCTCAGATGTCTGTTCCTGATGGTTATGGCTCAGAGGTGGGAGGCAACCAGGCCTACAGCTACGCTCCCTCACAGAGTTATGCTCCCTCACAGGGCTACGCACCATCTCAGGGCTACGCACCATCTCAGGGCTACGCACCATCTCAGGGCTACGCACCATCTCAGGGCTACGCATCCACCTACGCAGGTCAGCGATACTCCTCCCGCTCACGGATGTCTGCCATAGAGATCGACATTCCCGTGCTGACACAGTTACAGTAA